The proteins below are encoded in one region of Methylobacillus flagellatus KT:
- the dnaX gene encoding DNA polymerase III subunit gamma/tau, with translation MSYQVLARKWRPKSFDELVGQEHVVRALTNALQQQRLHHAYLFTGTRGVGKTTLSRILAKSLNCERGVSANPCGQCTACVAIDKGSFLDYVEMDAASNRGVDDMTSLLEKAIYAPTQGRYKVYMLDEVHQLTGHAFNAMLKTLEEPPAHVKFILATTDPQKVPVTILSRCLQFNLRQMSSSGIAAHLQHVLTQENITFEPVALQLIGRSANGSMRDALSLLDQAIAYGGDSVNEKEVRTMLGAIDQAYLFELLNALLAQDGNALLAQARAMEERAISFDAALSDLANLLHEIAIAQAVPDSIAIDHPDRQTLLDIAARMRPEEIQLYYQIALLARRDLGLAPDEFAGFTMALLRMLAFRPGEQTSSTKAAPPPAASSTVAESTRPRASAALAVSEPAVRIPAPNMREASPEPTPESATSRDSQALSPGAFSAAASSTQEAPASAVTRSFDGNWRALVDRLKLGLARALAQNCEVASFDEDHIAFSVPPTQKHLLGMGYEEKLQSAVEQHFGRKIKLTFALGGSGNTPAQLMSQEKAALQAHAENAIHNDGFVQALIKDFGAQIIPSSIKPLQ, from the coding sequence ATGAGCTATCAGGTTCTTGCCCGCAAATGGCGTCCAAAATCCTTTGATGAGCTGGTAGGTCAGGAGCATGTGGTGCGCGCCCTCACCAATGCATTGCAGCAGCAGCGACTACACCATGCATACCTGTTCACGGGTACCCGCGGCGTTGGCAAGACCACCCTCTCCCGTATACTGGCAAAATCCCTGAATTGCGAACGCGGCGTCAGCGCAAACCCTTGCGGCCAATGTACGGCCTGCGTCGCGATCGACAAGGGTAGCTTCCTCGATTATGTCGAGATGGATGCCGCATCCAACCGCGGGGTTGATGACATGACCTCGCTGCTGGAAAAAGCCATTTACGCCCCCACCCAGGGCCGCTACAAAGTCTACATGCTTGATGAAGTTCACCAGCTCACCGGGCATGCCTTCAATGCCATGTTGAAAACGCTGGAAGAACCCCCGGCCCACGTCAAGTTTATTCTGGCCACCACTGACCCGCAGAAGGTCCCGGTTACCATCCTGTCGCGCTGCCTTCAGTTCAACCTCCGGCAAATGTCGAGCAGCGGTATTGCCGCACACTTGCAGCATGTATTGACCCAGGAAAACATTACCTTCGAGCCTGTTGCACTGCAATTGATAGGCCGCTCTGCCAATGGCAGTATGCGTGATGCATTGTCCCTGCTGGATCAGGCGATTGCCTATGGCGGCGACAGCGTCAACGAAAAAGAGGTGCGTACCATGCTGGGTGCAATCGACCAGGCTTACCTGTTCGAGCTGCTCAACGCCCTGCTCGCCCAAGATGGCAATGCCTTGCTCGCCCAGGCGCGCGCCATGGAAGAACGCGCGATTTCCTTCGACGCGGCATTGAGCGACCTTGCCAACCTGCTGCATGAAATCGCCATTGCACAAGCTGTGCCAGATAGTATTGCGATTGACCATCCCGACCGTCAGACTCTTCTCGACATCGCGGCTCGCATGCGCCCAGAGGAAATACAGCTCTATTACCAAATTGCCCTTCTCGCCAGGCGAGATCTCGGCTTGGCGCCCGATGAGTTTGCTGGGTTCACCATGGCATTGCTGCGTATGCTGGCATTCCGCCCAGGAGAACAAACATCTTCGACAAAGGCAGCACCACCGCCAGCGGCATCCTCTACCGTTGCAGAAAGCACGCGGCCTCGCGCCAGTGCCGCTCTTGCCGTCAGTGAACCAGCTGTCAGGATCCCTGCGCCGAACATGCGCGAAGCCAGCCCGGAGCCCACGCCTGAGTCAGCGACCTCTCGGGACTCTCAAGCGCTCAGCCCAGGCGCCTTCTCCGCCGCAGCATCCAGCACGCAAGAAGCCCCTGCCTCAGCGGTCACGCGAAGCTTCGACGGCAATTGGCGTGCATTGGTGGACAGGTTGAAACTCGGCCTGGCCCGGGCGCTGGCACAAAATTGCGAAGTAGCAAGCTTCGATGAAGACCATATTGCATTCTCCGTGCCGCCGACGCAAAAGCACCTGCTGGGCATGGGTTATGAGGAAAAGCTGCAAAGTGCCGTTGAGCAGCATTTTGGCCGCAAGATCAAACTGACTTTCGCCCTGGGCGGCAGCGGCAATACGCCAGCCCAGTTGATGAGTCAGGAAAAAGCCGCCCTGCAGGCCCATGCGGAGAACGCAATTCACAATGATGGCTTTGTGCAAGCGCTGATCAAGGATTTCGGCGCCCAGATCATTCCATCAAGCATCAAACCACTTCAATAA
- a CDS encoding HAD family hydrolase yields the protein MGNLVLFDLDGTLVDTAPDLGLALNLQRKRHGLPFLDQDIIRPYASHGSKGLLAIGFNITPEDANFAAMRDEYLALYEEVYTRTPMLFEGMETLLQRMESAGLRWGIVTNKPRRFSAPLLAALKLEQRMACLVCADDVPRAKPHPDSLLAACEQAGVLPEVCIYIGDAQRDIAAGIAAGMPTVAALYGYLDQADRPLEWGADYVVHEVAEIETCLVAWQQRLADRCEEH from the coding sequence ATGGGAAATCTTGTTTTGTTCGATCTCGATGGTACCTTGGTCGATACGGCGCCCGACCTTGGGCTGGCGCTCAACTTGCAGCGCAAGCGGCACGGGCTGCCTTTCCTGGATCAGGATATCATCCGTCCCTATGCATCGCATGGCTCCAAGGGGTTATTGGCTATCGGGTTCAATATCACACCGGAGGATGCAAATTTTGCTGCCATGCGTGACGAGTATCTGGCACTGTATGAAGAGGTCTATACCCGCACTCCCATGTTGTTCGAGGGCATGGAAACATTGTTGCAAAGGATGGAGTCTGCAGGCCTTCGTTGGGGCATCGTCACGAACAAGCCCAGGCGTTTTTCTGCCCCTTTGCTGGCGGCATTGAAGCTTGAACAGCGGATGGCTTGCCTGGTGTGCGCGGATGACGTGCCGCGTGCCAAGCCGCACCCAGACTCTTTATTGGCGGCTTGTGAGCAGGCCGGTGTACTGCCAGAGGTATGTATTTATATTGGGGATGCACAACGAGATATTGCAGCCGGGATTGCAGCCGGCATGCCTACAGTCGCGGCGCTCTATGGATACCTTGACCAGGCAGACCGCCCACTCGAATGGGGCGCGGATTATGTCGTACATGAGGTAGCCGAGATAGAAACCTGCCTGGTTGCCTGGCAGCAGCGCTTGGCTGATCGCTGTGAAGAACATTAA
- a CDS encoding sigma-54 interaction domain-containing protein, with the protein MHAELWNYERAFETADHVITHPNPSAVSLSVRASALVFSDPRSQELLSLIEKIAASNATALIIGETGTGKELIARHIHALSNRRDGPFQAINCGAFSETLVESELFGYERGAFTGATSAKTGWFESANGGTLFLDEIGDLPQSTQVKLLRVLQEREVVRLGSRKATPIDVRLIAATNVDLEEAVRAGRFREDLYYRIKVVPIALPPLRERPGDILPLVEHFLNVYKSRLHTGIPKLAPETIQQLLHYPWPGNIRELENVIHRALLISTSETLYPKDLGLPPIGTVPLEKQDTKSAWAINQDTKLEATDSSTPHPATETYQLERVFSQLFESPPPKLFELVNAVLVEKAYEFSNKNQVHTARLLGISRNILRARLKELKLIA; encoded by the coding sequence ATGCATGCTGAACTATGGAATTATGAGCGGGCATTCGAGACTGCGGATCATGTCATCACGCATCCGAATCCCAGCGCGGTTAGCCTCTCCGTGCGCGCAAGCGCACTGGTTTTCAGTGACCCCAGGTCTCAGGAATTACTGAGCCTGATCGAGAAAATTGCCGCCAGCAATGCCACCGCCCTCATCATCGGCGAAACGGGTACCGGCAAGGAGTTGATCGCGCGTCACATCCATGCACTCAGCAATAGACGCGATGGCCCTTTTCAGGCCATCAATTGCGGGGCTTTTTCAGAGACCCTGGTAGAAAGTGAACTGTTCGGCTACGAACGCGGCGCCTTTACTGGTGCAACCAGTGCCAAGACAGGGTGGTTCGAGTCCGCCAATGGCGGCACCCTGTTTCTTGATGAAATAGGCGACCTGCCGCAATCGACCCAGGTCAAGCTGTTGCGCGTATTGCAGGAACGGGAGGTCGTGCGGTTGGGCTCGCGCAAGGCCACCCCGATTGATGTCCGCCTCATCGCGGCAACCAACGTCGACCTGGAAGAAGCCGTGCGTGCCGGGCGCTTCCGTGAAGACTTGTATTACCGTATAAAGGTGGTACCCATTGCCTTGCCGCCCTTGCGCGAGCGGCCAGGCGATATCCTACCGCTGGTTGAACACTTCCTGAATGTTTACAAATCCCGACTGCACACCGGAATCCCCAAACTCGCCCCGGAAACCATTCAGCAGTTACTTCATTATCCGTGGCCAGGGAATATTCGTGAGTTAGAGAACGTCATCCACCGCGCGTTGCTGATTTCCACATCGGAGACCCTGTACCCCAAGGATCTGGGCCTTCCACCGATCGGGACCGTGCCACTGGAGAAGCAAGACACCAAGTCGGCATGGGCTATTAATCAGGATACCAAGCTGGAGGCTACCGACTCCTCAACACCTCATCCGGCGACGGAAACTTATCAGCTGGAACGCGTGTTCAGCCAGCTTTTCGAATCCCCACCACCCAAGCTGTTCGAGCTGGTCAATGCAGTCCTGGTCGAGAAAGCTTATGAGTTCAGCAACAAGAACCAGGTACACACCGCTAGGCTGCTGGGTATTAGCCGCAATATCCTGCGGGCAAGGCTGAAAGAGTTAAAGCTGATTGCCTGA
- a CDS encoding adenylate/guanylate cyclase domain-containing protein, whose translation MMHQADRYFMRLIQPFLGNKPPEIAKAVVLGMAILSILVLAESLACVFWIFTLSSLGEGYAVMAAVPYIYIIISYSSLLVFYHFKRFDAFTFTQLVMLLVMPFFMQWIIGGLQASSGVAFWAILSPVGALMILGTRQSTPWFILFGLLAVLSWWLNDQFSMHALPIPGDIRDAFFAINMAGVSVILYIAMRYFQSEKAKVLEALAVEKSRSEQLLRSILPESVAKRLHETQCGRIADSHDAVTILFADIVNFTQISAGMTPAAVVDLLNHVFSRFDQLAAQYGVEKIKTIGDAYMVIAGAPSPRTDHAHVMADMALEVPALLDKVSREIGMPLAMRIGMNSGAVVAGIIGNTRFSYDLWGDAVNIASRMETTGLPNEIQVSAATYELLKADYCFEPRCGVDVKGKGKVVTYLLKGRMDKHDVDVSR comes from the coding sequence ATGATGCATCAGGCTGACCGTTATTTTATGCGGCTCATCCAGCCTTTCCTGGGAAACAAGCCACCAGAAATCGCCAAGGCAGTTGTACTTGGTATGGCAATCCTATCCATCCTGGTGCTGGCGGAAAGCTTGGCCTGCGTCTTCTGGATATTCACTCTTTCCAGCCTGGGGGAAGGATATGCAGTGATGGCGGCCGTGCCGTACATCTACATCATCATTTCCTATAGCAGCTTGCTGGTGTTCTACCATTTCAAGCGTTTCGATGCCTTTACCTTCACCCAACTGGTCATGCTGCTGGTGATGCCGTTCTTTATGCAATGGATCATTGGCGGGCTTCAGGCCTCTAGCGGTGTTGCTTTCTGGGCCATACTGTCGCCCGTCGGCGCACTGATGATTCTGGGCACCCGGCAGTCCACCCCCTGGTTCATCTTATTTGGGCTGCTGGCAGTGCTGTCATGGTGGCTGAACGACCAGTTTTCCATGCATGCCTTGCCGATCCCCGGGGATATCCGGGATGCATTTTTTGCGATCAATATGGCCGGGGTATCGGTCATCCTGTACATCGCAATGCGCTATTTCCAATCTGAGAAAGCGAAAGTGCTGGAAGCATTGGCGGTGGAAAAATCGCGTTCGGAGCAACTGTTGCGAAGCATATTGCCGGAGTCAGTTGCCAAGCGGCTGCATGAAACCCAGTGTGGCCGCATCGCAGATAGTCATGACGCCGTCACCATCCTGTTTGCGGATATCGTGAACTTCACCCAGATTTCGGCAGGGATGACACCTGCTGCTGTGGTTGACCTGCTCAACCATGTCTTTTCCCGCTTCGACCAGCTTGCCGCCCAGTATGGCGTGGAAAAAATCAAGACTATAGGGGATGCTTACATGGTGATTGCGGGGGCGCCCAGTCCCCGGACAGACCATGCCCACGTCATGGCGGACATGGCGCTGGAAGTGCCTGCCTTGCTCGACAAGGTTTCCAGAGAGATCGGCATGCCATTGGCAATGCGGATTGGAATGAACAGTGGTGCAGTGGTGGCCGGTATTATCGGCAACACCCGGTTCAGCTACGATTTATGGGGGGATGCTGTCAATATCGCCAGCCGTATGGAAACGACCGGGCTGCCCAACGAAATCCAAGTTTCAGCCGCTACCTATGAGCTGCTGAAGGCGGATTACTGCTTTGAGCCGCGTTGTGGTGTGGATGTCAAGGGAAAAGGCAAAGTAGTGACCTATTTGCTTAAGGGAAGGATGGACAAACATGATGTTGATGTATCAAGATGA
- a CDS encoding methyl-accepting chemotaxis protein: protein MKQLLKDITVHRMVMIVLVFISILILTLSAIGLAGMNAAGKELEVSHATLRQSQSLVLANENLLRARLRLVRQHDYLEAGDLKASQAESLHVRSAMKEADASFNAFLQGASSVDIDAIRQLKAHYILVHDEVEKLIELLEQGDITKYRQHNISVVAGASRHFGNAAREVNGLLEQQGQAMLENAQKNRKLLMVAVACVLGVCLVLLVLADRYVVHFVRMPLDQVKAYFQKIADGDLTFPIEPFGKNCPGQIYPYLIDMKDSLAKMVRQVRDSVEQINNGTAEIAQGNNDLSHRTEEQASSLEETASSMEELAETVAHNAENARTATGMVQNTVAVAKQGEAAMDEVVRIMQEISAKSAQIEEITGLIDGIAFQTNILALNAAVEAARAGEQGKGFAVVASEVRSLAQRSASAAREIKVLIAASGEVVDTGTRKVTSAGNTIHEVANSVNQIAALIGEIAAASSEQATGIAQVKLAITQMDAATQQNSALVEQSAATATALDEQAGSLRRAVEIFQLA, encoded by the coding sequence ATGAAACAACTCCTGAAGGATATTACAGTTCACCGTATGGTGATGATCGTGCTGGTTTTCATCAGCATCCTGATCCTGACCCTTTCCGCCATAGGATTGGCTGGGATGAATGCGGCAGGGAAGGAGCTTGAGGTCAGCCACGCGACGCTCAGGCAATCCCAATCCCTAGTCTTGGCCAATGAAAATCTGCTGCGCGCCCGGCTCAGGCTGGTCAGGCAACATGATTATCTTGAGGCTGGAGACCTGAAGGCAAGCCAGGCCGAATCTCTGCATGTCCGCTCTGCAATGAAGGAGGCCGATGCCAGTTTCAATGCTTTCCTGCAGGGGGCATCATCAGTAGACATCGATGCAATTCGTCAGCTCAAAGCCCATTACATCCTGGTGCATGATGAAGTGGAGAAGCTGATTGAATTGCTTGAACAAGGCGATATTACCAAGTACAGGCAGCATAATATCAGCGTCGTTGCTGGCGCCAGTCGTCACTTCGGCAATGCGGCCCGGGAAGTCAATGGTCTGTTGGAGCAGCAAGGGCAAGCCATGCTGGAAAATGCACAGAAAAACCGCAAGCTGCTGATGGTTGCAGTGGCTTGCGTTCTCGGCGTCTGCCTAGTACTGCTGGTTCTGGCTGATCGGTATGTTGTGCATTTTGTCCGGATGCCGTTGGATCAGGTGAAAGCGTATTTCCAGAAAATTGCCGATGGGGACCTCACCTTTCCTATAGAGCCATTCGGCAAGAATTGTCCAGGGCAGATATATCCTTACCTGATCGACATGAAAGACAGTCTTGCCAAGATGGTCCGCCAGGTACGCGATAGTGTTGAGCAGATCAACAACGGCACCGCCGAAATCGCCCAGGGCAACAACGATCTTTCGCACCGTACCGAGGAGCAGGCGAGTTCGCTCGAGGAAACTGCCAGCAGCATGGAGGAGCTCGCGGAAACCGTGGCGCATAATGCAGAAAACGCTAGGACGGCGACAGGCATGGTGCAAAATACGGTGGCTGTGGCAAAGCAAGGCGAGGCTGCCATGGATGAGGTCGTGCGGATCATGCAGGAGATCAGCGCCAAATCTGCGCAGATCGAGGAGATTACCGGGCTGATTGACGGCATTGCTTTCCAGACCAATATTCTTGCACTGAATGCTGCCGTGGAAGCCGCGCGGGCAGGGGAACAGGGGAAGGGGTTTGCCGTGGTGGCAAGCGAAGTGCGTTCACTTGCGCAGCGTAGCGCCAGCGCCGCCAGAGAGATCAAGGTGCTGATCGCCGCTTCTGGCGAGGTCGTGGATACAGGTACCCGCAAGGTCACCTCTGCAGGCAATACAATTCACGAGGTTGCAAATTCAGTCAATCAGATAGCTGCCCTGATCGGGGAGATTGCGGCAGCTTCTAGTGAGCAGGCAACCGGTATTGCGCAGGTCAAGCTTGCCATCACGCAGATGGATGCTGCTACTCAGCAGAACTCCGCATTGGTTGAGCAATCTGCCGCAACTGCGACTGCATTGGATGAGCAGGCCGGCAGCCTGAGGAGGGCCGTGGAGATATTCCAGTTAGCCTGA
- the ubiG gene encoding bifunctional 2-polyprenyl-6-hydroxyphenol methylase/3-demethylubiquinol 3-O-methyltransferase UbiG, translated as MADQTESVSGVNVDQAELQKFAELAHKWWDKNSEFKPLHEINPLRLNYIDEHAGLAGKRVLDVGCGGGILSESMSERGAEVTGIDLGEKALKVAKLHQYESSAKVDYRLISVEELAQESPESFDIVTCMEMLEHVPDPAAIVRACARLTKPGGKVFFSTINRNPKAYLFAVLGAEYVLNLLPRGTHEYEKFIKPSELAGWARAAGLDVIASKGMGYNPLTKRYKLNNDVSVNYILQTVK; from the coding sequence ATGGCAGACCAAACTGAGTCAGTATCTGGCGTGAACGTAGACCAGGCAGAGTTGCAGAAATTTGCCGAGCTTGCCCATAAGTGGTGGGACAAGAACAGCGAATTCAAGCCGTTGCATGAAATCAACCCGTTGCGCCTCAACTACATAGACGAGCATGCAGGCTTGGCAGGTAAGCGCGTACTGGATGTCGGTTGCGGCGGCGGCATCCTGTCCGAGTCCATGAGCGAGCGCGGTGCCGAGGTGACAGGGATAGACCTGGGGGAAAAGGCGCTCAAGGTGGCGAAGCTGCATCAATATGAGAGCAGTGCCAAAGTCGATTATCGACTGATCTCGGTCGAGGAACTGGCTCAGGAGTCGCCAGAAAGCTTTGACATCGTCACCTGCATGGAGATGCTGGAACATGTGCCAGATCCGGCTGCTATCGTGCGTGCCTGTGCCCGGCTGACAAAGCCCGGTGGCAAGGTATTTTTTTCCACCATCAATCGCAACCCCAAGGCATACCTTTTTGCCGTGCTGGGAGCCGAGTACGTGCTCAACCTATTGCCGCGCGGCACCCATGAATATGAGAAGTTTATCAAGCCTTCCGAGTTGGCAGGCTGGGCGCGCGCGGCAGGCCTGGACGTCATCGCATCAAAGGGTATGGGATATAACCCGTTGACCAAGCGCTATAAGCTGAACAATGACGTCTCCGTTAATTACATATTACAGACGGTCAAGTAA
- a CDS encoding DUF5610 domain-containing protein codes for MVAPSNNIANSTAGPANEALSEAKKAAEARPDGQKTMLNAKILQASLKVSIQSGNDGLALLYRSAIEHINAVLEPQLGANAIGNAMAGDHSAEATAGRILSMSTGFFDAYAARHPDQDPEEVVRDFVALIRGGFEKGYAEAKDILAGLGVLGEGSDIAADIANTYALVQKGYDDFLEAKQSAIREDVGQSSQE; via the coding sequence ATGGTTGCACCGAGCAATAATATTGCTAACAGTACTGCGGGGCCGGCCAATGAAGCATTGAGTGAGGCTAAAAAGGCTGCTGAAGCGCGACCGGATGGGCAGAAGACGATGCTCAACGCAAAAATCCTCCAAGCTTCGTTAAAGGTGTCCATTCAATCCGGCAATGACGGCTTGGCCTTGCTGTATCGCTCCGCCATAGAACATATCAATGCCGTACTGGAGCCTCAGCTGGGGGCGAATGCCATCGGCAACGCCATGGCCGGAGATCATAGTGCCGAAGCGACGGCAGGACGCATCCTTTCCATGTCAACGGGCTTTTTTGATGCCTATGCTGCACGGCATCCGGATCAGGATCCGGAAGAAGTGGTGCGTGATTTCGTGGCATTGATCCGGGGTGGCTTCGAGAAAGGCTATGCCGAAGCCAAAGATATTCTCGCCGGACTAGGTGTGTTGGGGGAAGGTAGCGATATTGCTGCAGATATTGCCAACACGTATGCGCTAGTGCAGAAGGGCTACGACGATTTTCTCGAAGCCAAGCAATCTGCAATCCGCGAGGACGTTGGTCAATCCAGTCAAGAATAG
- a CDS encoding NADPH-dependent FMN reductase: MARIVGISGSLSQPSRTRALVEEIAARASHQLHAPAEVIDIAGIAAVLGSTVSYGEFPPELSEAYEKVQAADLLVIASPVYKASYTGLLKHFFDLLDPKALVGKVAILGATGGSDQHAMILDYQLRTLVSFFSVYTAPTAIYARDSEFAHYQLTSDAIRQRIAVAVDQAEFLLKHPQVPQVLVA, encoded by the coding sequence ATGGCAAGAATAGTGGGCATCTCGGGCAGTTTATCGCAGCCGTCCAGGACCAGGGCGCTTGTGGAAGAGATTGCTGCAAGGGCATCGCATCAATTGCATGCGCCAGCGGAGGTGATTGATATTGCCGGGATTGCAGCCGTCCTGGGCAGCACCGTATCGTATGGGGAATTTCCCCCTGAGTTATCGGAGGCTTACGAAAAAGTCCAGGCAGCTGACTTGCTCGTGATCGCCAGCCCTGTATATAAGGCTTCTTATACCGGCTTGCTGAAGCACTTTTTCGACTTGCTCGACCCCAAGGCCTTGGTCGGCAAGGTTGCCATTCTGGGTGCCACTGGCGGTAGTGATCAGCACGCCATGATACTGGACTACCAGTTACGGACGCTGGTGAGCTTCTTTAGTGTATATACCGCGCCAACGGCTATCTATGCCAGAGATAGTGAGTTTGCCCATTATCAGCTGACCAGTGATGCCATCCGTCAGCGGATCGCGGTAGCTGTCGACCAGGCGGAATTCCTGTTGAAGCATCCGCAGGTGCCTCAAGTCCTGGTGGCGTAA
- the recR gene encoding recombination mediator RecR, which produces MRNPPALEQLVEALRCLPGVGPKSALRMAYYLLQRDRKGAGILAKSLDQALQVVSHCNLCNNFSEQEICPLCASPARDRTLLCIVEMPSDLMMLEQTQTYQGMYFVLMGRLSPLDGIGPRDIHLDKLLKRAQDGKVEEVILATNYTVEGEATAHYVSELLRARGIQVSRIARGLPMGGEIEHVDSGTLAQALLERRHVR; this is translated from the coding sequence ATGCGTAACCCTCCTGCCCTGGAACAACTGGTCGAAGCCTTACGCTGTCTGCCGGGCGTAGGGCCAAAATCCGCCCTTCGCATGGCTTACTACTTGTTGCAGCGCGACCGCAAGGGCGCTGGCATACTTGCCAAGTCGCTGGACCAGGCTTTGCAAGTAGTCAGCCATTGCAACCTGTGCAACAACTTCAGCGAGCAGGAGATTTGCCCACTTTGCGCCTCTCCGGCTCGAGACCGTACATTGCTCTGCATTGTGGAAATGCCCAGCGACCTCATGATGCTGGAACAAACCCAAACCTACCAGGGCATGTATTTTGTCCTCATGGGCAGGCTATCACCGTTGGACGGCATCGGTCCTCGAGACATCCACCTGGATAAGCTGCTCAAGCGTGCCCAGGATGGCAAAGTGGAAGAAGTCATCCTAGCCACGAACTACACCGTGGAAGGCGAAGCAACTGCGCATTACGTCAGCGAACTATTACGCGCCCGAGGTATCCAGGTCAGCCGCATTGCGCGAGGCCTGCCCATGGGAGGAGAGATCGAGCATGTGGATAGCGGCACCCTCGCCCAGGCCCTTCTGGAGCGCCGCCACGTACGCTGA
- a CDS encoding class II aldolase/adducin family protein: protein MTVTAIDTENDVEAFAAQVLADAKIAFAAFRSTGTITANGTVGFVERVPGEEKLVIVNDPGPFNWDNRELQAVVVDFEGNVVLGKGSAAGATRYTKLFKEHADITTISHVHSPYLGAWAQTHRTLPIRYVPVQRYNLIREIPIYIDRRQQEVDFILDQIRLNPHNTAILEANGGSTVWGKQGLRKTAEFILILEEGAQIQTLADAIGGSRDYGPGVLAQQWKMAKIYDQARELNLLPSTDLR from the coding sequence ATGACTGTAACCGCAATTGATACAGAAAACGATGTGGAAGCTTTTGCTGCCCAGGTGCTGGCTGATGCCAAGATTGCATTTGCCGCCTTCCGCAGCACCGGTACCATTACTGCGAACGGCACGGTAGGTTTTGTCGAGCGCGTTCCCGGTGAAGAAAAGCTTGTAATCGTGAACGATCCGGGCCCGTTCAATTGGGATAACCGCGAACTGCAGGCGGTGGTCGTGGACTTTGAAGGAAATGTGGTGCTGGGCAAGGGCAGTGCAGCCGGTGCGACTCGGTATACCAAGTTATTCAAGGAGCATGCGGATATCACGACGATTTCGCACGTGCATTCGCCGTATCTGGGAGCGTGGGCACAAACCCATCGCACACTGCCAATTCGTTATGTGCCGGTACAGCGCTATAACCTGATTCGTGAAATTCCTATTTATATTGATAGGCGCCAGCAGGAAGTGGATTTCATCTTGGATCAGATCAGGTTGAACCCGCACAACACAGCAATTCTAGAGGCTAATGGCGGTTCTACCGTCTGGGGCAAGCAAGGTTTGCGCAAGACTGCCGAATTTATTCTGATTCTTGAAGAGGGTGCACAAATCCAGACCTTGGCAGACGCGATCGGCGGCTCTCGTGATTACGGCCCCGGTGTATTGGCTCAGCAATGGAAGATGGCCAAGATTTACGATCAGGCCAGGGAATTGAACCTGCTGCCTTCCACTGACCTGCGTTAA
- a CDS encoding YbaB/EbfC family nucleoid-associated protein: MMKGGLGNLMKQAQQMQENMKRAQEELGKIEVEGQAASGMVKITMTCRHEVRRVSIDDSVLGDDKELLEDMIAAAFNDAARKAEATSQERMSSLTAGLPIPPGMKLPF, encoded by the coding sequence ATGATGAAAGGCGGCTTGGGCAACCTCATGAAGCAGGCCCAGCAAATGCAGGAAAACATGAAGCGCGCCCAGGAAGAATTGGGCAAGATTGAAGTCGAAGGCCAAGCAGCCTCGGGCATGGTCAAGATCACCATGACCTGCCGCCATGAAGTGCGCCGTGTCAGCATCGACGACAGTGTACTGGGAGATGACAAAGAGCTATTGGAGGACATGATTGCGGCAGCCTTCAATGACGCGGCGCGCAAGGCCGAGGCTACCTCCCAGGAACGGATGAGCAGCCTGACGGCGGGCCTGCCAATCCCCCCTGGCATGAAACTGCCATTCTGA